From the genome of Ahaetulla prasina isolate Xishuangbanna chromosome 15, ASM2864084v1, whole genome shotgun sequence, one region includes:
- the PIK3IP1 gene encoding phosphoinositide-3-kinase-interacting protein 1, translating to MPPTGAGSLPVGSAGTRDSAAPSTESERRPSALLAHPGRSRRGAGTAALLAGSSPTQPSGGGTAQRQPPEPGGGTAEPTRPRSFLPSLPPRARRSRSGASPPHPPAAPFQMGRPWPAAEDGSPGPRPQSVACCAPGGRPAGLEAARRLRAPEDEQEPRGGLELASPRRPMEAARLLLALLLLLLVAPLRLPTAAGDATATPPGSPALPARTPAAQEPPEAFEPARGQSGAGQPVVGISQRVKMRPGEKKDLGTLGYVLGIIMVVVLIGIGVGVVLGYLYKRGKDLKERQEQKANEREMQRITLPLSAFSNPACELVEENVIVVHTSPSPVEEIQGGNTPLMGQAGTPGA from the exons ATGCCACCAACGGGAGCAGGGAGCCTTCCGGTGGGGTCGGCGGGCACAAGGGACTCGGCCGCACCCAGCACCGAGAGCGAGCGCCGCCCGTCAGCCCTCCTGGCCCACCCGGGACGGAGCCGCCGAGGAGCCGGGACAGCCGCTCTGCTCGCGGGGTCGAGCCCGACTCAGCCGTCAGGAGGGGGGACCGCGCAGCGCCAGCCTCCCGAGCCCGGCGGCGGAACAGCGGAGCCAACCCGGCCgcgctccttccttccctccctccctccccgcgcgAGGCGGAGCCGCTCCGGAGCCTCTCCCCCGCACCCGCCCGCAGCGCCCTTCCAGATGGGCCGGCCCTGGCCGGCTGCGGAGGATGGGAGTCCCGGTCCGCGCCCCCAGTCTGTTGCCTGCTGCGCGCCGGGAGGGCGGCCTGCGGGGCTGGAGGCTGCGCGGCGGCTGCGCGCTCCCGAGGACGAGCAGGAGCCGCGGGGCGGGCTGgagctcgcctcgcctcgccgccCGATGGAGGCTGCCCGGCTGCTgctggcgctgctgctgctgctgctggtggcgCCGCTGCGCCTGCCCACCGCGGCCGGAG ATGCCACCGCCACCCCGCCGGGCTCGCCGGCCCTTCCCGCCCGGACGCCCGCCGCCCAGGAGCCGCCCGAAGCCTTCGAGCCCGCCCGGGGCCAGTCGGGCGCGGGGCAGCCCGTGGTGGGCATCAGCCAGCGGGTCAAGATGAGGCCCGGCGAGAAGAAGGATCTGGGCACGCTGG GCTACGTGCTGGGCATTATCATGGTGGTAGTCCTCATTGGCATCGGAGTGGGCGTTGTGCTGGGCTACCTGTACAAGAG GGGCAAAGACCTGAAAGAGCGGCAGGAGCAGAAAGCCAACGAGCGTGAAATGCAGCGCATCACTTTGCCCCTCTCGGCTTTCAGCAACCCGGCCTGCGAGCTCGTGGAGGAGAACGTCATTGTGGTGCACACCAGCCCCTCTCCGGTGGAGGAGATTCAGGGGGGAAACACTCCACTCATGGGCCAGGCCGGCACTCCGGGGGCTTAA